GGTGAACGGATACTCCGACAGTCTTCGAAAGACAGGGAACACGAACTTTGCCATCCTCGTCACCACGCGCTTCACAGAGCCGTTTAAGGATCCAACGGGCTACGGAGTGAACCTCGCAAAGCTTGCAAACATCCTGGCGGGGGACAAAGAGAAAGTGATCCTTCAAACGTACGGTGATTTCAAAGAGTTCAGAAGGACCAAAAGACTCGGCAGGGTTCATCCCACTCTGGACTCCGGGAGCTACATCCTCGGAGATGCGAACCTCGTCTTTCCCTCGAAGATAAGAGAATCCCTCGTGGACTTCGTTGAAAACCTCGACAGGGTGATACCGGGAGTTGCCTACTTCGACAACCTGCTCTACGCGGTTGAGGTGAAGTTTTACACCAACAAGTTCCTGAACGACGTGGTGGAAGGACTTCACGTCGTTGGAGATTGCTCTGGCTGGACAAGATCGGTCCAGTACGCCACATCGATGGGCTACATGAGAGCTCTGGGGATGAAGATTCAGCCTCTGTGAGCCAGTATGGCGAAGAACCCCCACTCTATGAGAAGAACAGAGAAGAAAACAATGAATCCCTCCCAAAAGGTGAACCTGTGCACA
This region of Thermotoga sp. genomic DNA includes:
- a CDS encoding FAD-dependent protein; the protein is MYEVKIRYRTKTGYICRIFCQNPAGRVTLEKYEDFTTVNGYSDSLRKTGNTNFAILVTTRFTEPFKDPTGYGVNLAKLANILAGDKEKVILQTYGDFKEFRRTKRLGRVHPTLDSGSYILGDANLVFPSKIRESLVDFVENLDRVIPGVAYFDNLLYAVEVKFYTNKFLNDVVEGLHVVGDCSGWTRSVQYATSMGYMRALGMKIQPL